A genomic region of Sideroxydans sp. CL21 contains the following coding sequences:
- a CDS encoding sigma-54 dependent transcriptional regulator, with protein MANQTTVLVIDDELRSQESIRRTLDEEFNVLTVSSTEEGRAVMERERISVVLCDHRMPGVTGIDFLKEVRERWPDVVRIIISGYTDVEDIIAGINDAGIYQYILKPWHPESLLLNVRAAAQLYDLQQQSNRMNLELHTMQPVLQKRVAAKHEKLRNHYEFSRIVRAESSPMNQVIELAARVASSDIAVHISGESGSGKELLGRAIHYSSPRATRAFVIENCGAMSDQLLESELFGHKRGSFTGAFEDRIGLFEQADGGTIFLDEIGDTSPSFQVKLLRVLQEGEIRPVGSSRSRKIDVRVLSATNRDLDEEVRKGRFREDLYYRLTQFLLPMPALRERKMDTPLIALSLLREAAPAMGKTIQGFTPEALDCMCNYQWPGNVREMQNEILRAILLCDAEHIGAHLFSPKVLRAAPEEQVQDMSILAGLDGSLKDRMEALEARVLRESLIRHRWNKTRAATELGLSRVGLRSKLARYGLEKKGE; from the coding sequence ATGGCTAATCAAACCACCGTCCTGGTCATCGACGATGAGCTACGCTCGCAGGAGTCGATACGCCGTACCCTGGACGAGGAGTTCAATGTATTGACCGTATCGAGCACCGAGGAGGGACGCGCGGTGATGGAGCGGGAACGGATAAGCGTCGTGCTGTGCGATCATCGCATGCCCGGCGTGACCGGGATCGATTTCCTGAAAGAGGTTCGCGAACGCTGGCCGGATGTGGTACGGATAATCATTTCCGGTTACACCGATGTCGAGGACATCATCGCGGGTATCAACGATGCCGGTATTTACCAGTACATCCTTAAGCCTTGGCATCCCGAGTCGCTGCTGCTGAACGTGCGCGCGGCTGCGCAGCTGTACGACCTGCAGCAACAGAGCAACCGTATGAACTTGGAGTTGCACACCATGCAGCCGGTGTTGCAGAAGCGTGTGGCGGCAAAGCACGAGAAGCTGCGCAACCACTATGAGTTTTCGCGCATCGTACGCGCGGAATCCAGTCCGATGAACCAGGTCATCGAGCTGGCGGCGCGGGTCGCCAGCAGCGACATAGCCGTGCATATCTCTGGCGAATCCGGCTCCGGCAAGGAATTGCTGGGTCGCGCCATCCACTATTCCAGCCCGCGGGCGACGCGTGCCTTTGTCATCGAGAACTGCGGCGCAATGTCGGACCAGTTACTGGAATCCGAACTGTTCGGACACAAGCGCGGCAGTTTCACCGGCGCGTTTGAGGACCGGATCGGCCTGTTCGAGCAGGCCGATGGTGGCACGATATTCCTGGACGAGATCGGCGACACCTCGCCTTCGTTCCAGGTCAAGTTGCTGCGCGTGCTGCAGGAAGGCGAGATACGCCCTGTCGGTAGTTCGCGTTCGCGTAAGATCGACGTGCGCGTCCTGTCGGCAACCAACCGCGACCTGGATGAGGAAGTACGCAAGGGACGTTTCCGCGAAGACCTGTATTACCGGTTGACGCAGTTCCTGTTGCCGATGCCGGCTCTGCGCGAGCGCAAGATGGATACACCATTGATCGCGCTCTCCCTGCTGCGCGAAGCCGCGCCAGCCATGGGCAAGACGATACAGGGATTCACGCCGGAAGCACTGGACTGCATGTGCAATTACCAGTGGCCGGGCAACGTGCGCGAGATGCAGAACGAGATATTGCGCGCCATATTGCTGTGTGATGCCGAACACATAGGCGCGCATCTGTTTTCGCCCAAGGTGCTGCGCGCGGCGCCGGAAGAGCAGGTGCAGGACATGAGCATACTCGCTGGGCTGGACGGCAGTCTCAAGGACAGGATGGAAGCGCTGGAGGCGCGCGTGCTGCGCGAAAGTCTGATCCGGCACCGCTGGAACAAGACACGTGCCGCGACCGAACTCGGGCTGTCGCGCGTCGGCCTGCGCAGTAAGCTGGCGCGATACGGGCTGGAGAAGAAGGGAGAATGA
- the hypF gene encoding carbamoyltransferase HypF — MAGLDQDGVQASGGSKTGRLKAMVHAQIRVTGQVQGVGFRPFVYKLAHELGLAGWVRNDSEGVEIAVEGERPKVMRLIECLQNEPPVLARVEKVTHDLAHVITGLQGFSIAESREGKVLTGIAPDMAICPECLAELFDPANRRYRHPFINCIHCGPRYTLTAHLPYDRANTSMAKFTQCPACQREYDTPTTRRFHAQPNACNECGPRLSLFDAHWQPVASADPLAATAVRIGAGLVVAIKGIGGFHLVCDARNAPAVAMLRGGKQREEKPFAVMVLNSRSARHYAHFREQDGALLETSERPIVLLRQSSICNAELHGIAPGLSSIGLMLPYTPLHYLLFHELLGKPEGTDWLHQATPLALVMTSANPGGEPLVKDDEEARESLSGLTDAFLTHDRDILHRCDDSVMKWQGKAPTFVRRARGYTPRRIKLPFSGPSVLACGAWLKNTICLTRGDEAFVSQHIGDLDHAGTRQMLDETVAYLCDILDVQPQAVAHDLHPDFYSTQFAQSYAARRNLPLIAVQHHHAHIAAICAEHRVTEPVLGLALDGVGLGTDGGAWGGELLQVTGAQCERLGHLSPLTLPGGDRAAREPWRMAAAALFDMNRADEIARRFPQQAGAGIVTDMLQRGLNCVPTSSMGRWFDAAAGLLGVCEVQGYEGQAAMLLEGLAERHGKTDPLALGYIHTAQNDLDFHPLLAALADCKDAAYGAALFHATLAAGLCAWVQRAAGRSGIAHVALGGGCFLNNLLSQALIESLSEQDLHVLTAQQLPPNDGAISFGQASIALQRINKGA, encoded by the coding sequence ATGGCTGGACTGGATCAGGACGGGGTGCAAGCAAGCGGTGGCAGCAAAACAGGAAGATTGAAAGCAATGGTCCACGCGCAAATCAGAGTCACCGGACAAGTGCAGGGTGTAGGTTTCCGCCCCTTCGTCTACAAGCTTGCGCATGAACTTGGGCTCGCGGGCTGGGTGCGCAACGACAGCGAAGGGGTGGAGATCGCGGTCGAGGGCGAGCGTCCGAAGGTGATGCGCCTGATTGAGTGCCTGCAGAACGAACCGCCGGTGCTGGCGCGGGTGGAGAAGGTCACACATGATCTGGCGCATGTGATCACGGGGTTGCAGGGTTTCAGTATCGCGGAGAGCCGGGAGGGCAAGGTGCTGACCGGCATCGCACCGGACATGGCGATCTGCCCCGAATGCCTGGCTGAATTGTTCGATCCCGCCAACCGGCGCTACCGACATCCCTTCATCAACTGTATCCACTGCGGCCCGCGCTACACGCTGACTGCACATTTGCCGTATGACCGCGCCAACACGAGCATGGCGAAGTTCACACAATGCCCCGCATGCCAACGCGAATACGATACGCCCACCACGCGCCGCTTTCACGCGCAACCCAATGCCTGCAACGAATGCGGCCCGCGTCTGAGCCTGTTCGATGCTCACTGGCAGCCCGTTGCAAGCGCCGATCCTCTCGCCGCAACCGCCGTTCGTATCGGGGCCGGGCTGGTGGTCGCGATCAAGGGCATCGGCGGATTCCACCTGGTGTGCGATGCGCGCAATGCTCCGGCGGTGGCCATGTTGCGCGGCGGCAAACAGCGTGAAGAGAAGCCGTTCGCGGTGATGGTTCTGAATTCGCGGTCTGCCCGGCATTATGCGCATTTCCGCGAACAGGACGGGGCATTGCTGGAGACGAGCGAACGCCCCATCGTATTGCTGCGGCAATCCTCGATCTGCAATGCGGAGTTGCACGGTATCGCGCCCGGTTTGTCCAGCATCGGTTTGATGCTGCCCTACACGCCACTGCATTACCTGCTGTTCCACGAGTTGCTCGGCAAACCCGAGGGTACGGACTGGCTGCATCAGGCGACGCCGCTGGCACTGGTGATGACCAGCGCCAATCCCGGCGGCGAACCCCTGGTGAAAGACGATGAAGAAGCACGCGAGTCGCTATCCGGCCTGACAGATGCCTTCCTCACGCATGACCGCGACATCCTGCATCGCTGCGACGACAGCGTGATGAAGTGGCAGGGCAAGGCACCAACTTTTGTGCGCCGTGCCCGCGGCTACACGCCGCGCCGCATCAAACTGCCGTTCTCGGGCCCGTCAGTGCTGGCCTGCGGGGCATGGCTGAAGAACACCATATGTCTTACGCGCGGCGACGAGGCCTTCGTGTCGCAGCACATCGGCGACCTCGATCATGCGGGCACGCGACAGATGCTGGACGAGACTGTCGCCTACCTGTGCGACATACTCGATGTGCAGCCACAAGCCGTGGCACACGACCTGCATCCCGATTTTTACAGCACGCAGTTCGCGCAATCCTATGCGGCGCGGCGCAACCTGCCGCTGATCGCCGTGCAGCATCACCACGCGCATATCGCGGCCATCTGCGCCGAGCATCGCGTCACCGAGCCTGTGCTCGGCTTGGCGCTGGATGGGGTGGGATTGGGGACGGACGGCGGTGCATGGGGCGGGGAGTTGTTGCAGGTGACGGGCGCTCAATGCGAACGCCTGGGACATCTCTCTCCATTGACTTTGCCCGGCGGCGACCGGGCCGCGCGCGAACCCTGGCGCATGGCGGCTGCGGCGTTGTTTGACATGAATCGTGCCGACGAGATCGCTCGCCGTTTCCCGCAACAGGCGGGTGCCGGGATCGTGACGGACATGCTGCAGCGCGGCCTGAATTGCGTCCCCACCAGCAGCATGGGACGCTGGTTCGATGCGGCGGCCGGCCTGCTGGGGGTGTGCGAGGTGCAGGGCTACGAAGGCCAGGCGGCGATGCTGCTGGAGGGGCTCGCCGAGCGCCACGGCAAGACTGATCCGCTGGCCCTCGGTTATATCCACACCGCGCAGAACGATCTGGATTTCCATCCGCTGCTGGCCGCCCTTGCCGACTGCAAGGACGCCGCCTACGGCGCTGCCCTGTTCCATGCCACGCTGGCCGCCGGTCTATGCGCATGGGTGCAGCGCGCCGCCGGTCGCTCCGGCATCGCCCATGTCGCGCTGGGGGGCGGTTGTTTCCTCAATAATCTGTTGTCGCAAGCGTTGATCGAAAGTTTGTCGGAGCAGGACTTGCACGTGCTGACAGCGCAGCAATTGCCGCCCAACGACGGTGCAATCTCATTCGGGCAAGCCAGTATCGCCCTGCAACGTATCAACAAAGGAGCCTGA
- a CDS encoding hydrogenase maturation protein translates to MRILLLTHSFNSLSQRLWLELRACGHEVSVELDIADSVAEEAVALWRPDVIVAPFLKRAIPASIWSRHVCLIVHPGIVGDRGPSSLDWALQEGVAEWGVTVLQANAVMDGGDIWSAQTFAMHAEKKSSLYRGVVADAAVRGVLEALVHYPDYVRGSWKPTPLHELKTPVLGVERPPIKQVQRAIDWRHDDTLTVLRKLNAADGCPGVKDMLFGQPCHLFDARAETGYKGAAGEVLGRCGDALLRATADGAVWIGHVRRPEHDPGFKLPAAVAFATEAAALPSLARSVPGEIRYEEHGSTGFLHFDFYNGAMSTEQCSALRLAYLDACRRPTRVLVLMGGEDFWSNGIHLNRIEAADSPADESMRNIEAMDDLALEILLTTDKLTVAVMQGNAGAGGCFLALAADQVWARQSVVLNPHYRNMGNLYGSEYWTYLLPARVGKERAQAIMQSRLPISAAGAVQERLIDACFADDPVAFRARVKHMAFEMAASPEYTKLLADKCARRAWDEAKKPLAEYRAAELNEMRRNFYGFDPSYHYARHFFVYKVAHAFTPRHLAGHRELSSSVRECA, encoded by the coding sequence ATGCGCATCCTGCTGCTGACCCACTCGTTCAATAGCCTCTCCCAGCGTCTGTGGCTTGAATTGAGGGCGTGCGGCCACGAAGTCAGTGTTGAACTCGATATCGCAGATTCGGTGGCGGAGGAGGCAGTGGCTCTATGGCGGCCGGATGTGATCGTCGCGCCGTTCCTGAAACGCGCCATCCCCGCCTCGATCTGGTCGCGGCACGTGTGTCTGATCGTGCATCCGGGTATCGTCGGAGACCGTGGCCCGTCGTCGCTGGACTGGGCGTTACAGGAAGGCGTCGCGGAATGGGGTGTGACCGTGTTGCAGGCCAATGCCGTGATGGATGGCGGCGACATCTGGTCGGCGCAGACCTTCGCCATGCATGCCGAAAAAAAATCCAGCCTGTATCGCGGGGTGGTGGCCGATGCGGCCGTGCGCGGCGTGCTGGAGGCGCTGGTGCATTATCCGGATTATGTGCGCGGCAGCTGGAAGCCCACTCCGCTGCACGAGCTTAAAACACCGGTGCTTGGCGTCGAACGCCCTCCCATCAAGCAGGTGCAGCGCGCCATTGATTGGCGGCACGACGATACCCTCACCGTGCTGCGCAAGCTGAATGCAGCCGACGGCTGTCCGGGCGTAAAGGACATGCTGTTCGGCCAGCCGTGTCACCTGTTCGATGCGCGTGCCGAAACCGGATACAAAGGTGCGGCGGGTGAAGTGCTCGGGCGTTGCGGCGATGCCTTGCTGCGCGCCACCGCGGACGGCGCGGTCTGGATCGGCCATGTGCGCAGACCCGAACACGATCCCGGATTCAAGTTGCCCGCGGCCGTGGCTTTCGCCACGGAAGCTGCGGCTCTGCCGTCACTGGCACGTTCCGTGCCGGGAGAGATACGTTACGAAGAACACGGCAGCACCGGTTTCCTGCATTTCGATTTTTACAACGGCGCGATGTCCACTGAACAGTGTTCGGCGTTGCGCCTTGCCTATCTGGATGCGTGCAGGCGGCCGACTCGCGTGCTGGTGCTGATGGGCGGCGAGGATTTCTGGTCCAACGGCATACATCTCAATCGCATCGAGGCCGCCGATAGCCCGGCCGACGAATCGATGCGCAATATCGAGGCAATGGACGATCTGGCGCTGGAAATATTGCTTACCACCGACAAGCTCACTGTGGCCGTGATGCAAGGCAATGCCGGTGCGGGCGGATGTTTCCTTGCGTTGGCAGCGGATCAGGTGTGGGCGCGGCAGTCGGTGGTACTCAATCCACACTACAGAAATATGGGGAATCTGTACGGTTCCGAATACTGGACCTACTTGTTACCGGCACGAGTAGGTAAGGAACGTGCGCAGGCCATCATGCAAAGCCGCTTGCCTATTTCGGCTGCTGGCGCCGTGCAGGAAAGACTAATCGATGCCTGTTTCGCCGACGATCCAGTTGCATTTCGAGCCAGAGTAAAACACATGGCGTTTGAAATGGCAGCATCGCCAGAATATACCAAGCTTCTGGCCGATAAATGCGCACGACGTGCGTGGGATGAGGCGAAGAAACCGCTGGCCGAGTATCGTGCTGCTGAATTGAACGAGATGCGCCGCAATTTTTATGGCTTCGACCCCAGTTATCATTACGCACGACATTTTTTCGTTTACAAGGTTGCGCACGCCTTTACGCCGCGTCATCTCGCAGGGCATCGTGAATTGTCGTCGTCAGTAAGGGAGTGTGCATGA
- a CDS encoding HypC/HybG/HupF family hydrogenase formation chaperone yields the protein MCLAIPARIEELTTPGNAIVNLGGVRKEISLALVDDAGVGDYVIVHVGYALQKLDQEEAERTLEMFAEMGQLDELRAELAGG from the coding sequence ATGTGTCTCGCCATACCCGCCCGCATCGAAGAGCTGACGACTCCGGGCAACGCCATCGTCAACCTGGGCGGAGTCCGCAAGGAGATATCGCTGGCGCTGGTGGATGACGCCGGGGTCGGTGACTACGTCATCGTGCATGTCGGATATGCCCTGCAAAAGCTGGATCAGGAGGAAGCCGAACGCACGCTCGAGATGTTCGCCGAGATGGGGCAGCTGGACGAGCTGCGTGCCGAGCTGGCAGGAGGTTGA
- a CDS encoding nickel-dependent hydrogenase large subunit: MDDVGKLTLGVFWDGDTVSTIDIRSTRPMAAQILKGKTPEQVARIVPLLFSVCGRAQGAAANAALQAAQQGSGAASATVEHMIVCEAMQEHLWRLMLDWTKLMGLPRQEQRFAGWYALLRKIGAGEIGMDVFLREFERDCLEMPVAEWRALGDYQALQTWSLKVHSPSAQVLSRLDELERGRHKVSDSRLLPAWTAAEAGRACEGRWDMDFSACPDWLGDTAETGAWTYYADDGLLHDVWQQSRSKVLSRLLARVIDVIAMASGTSAPRLDAASPEANIGIAVVRTARGLLMHHVRLEGDLVADYAIVAPTEWNFHPDGPYARDMRGLKERDPERLQQLAHVAALSLDPCVAYEVEIHHA; the protein is encoded by the coding sequence TTGGATGATGTCGGCAAATTGACGCTGGGCGTGTTCTGGGATGGCGATACGGTCAGCACGATCGATATCCGTTCCACGCGCCCGATGGCGGCGCAAATATTAAAAGGCAAGACGCCTGAGCAGGTCGCCAGGATCGTTCCATTGCTTTTCAGCGTGTGCGGCAGGGCGCAGGGTGCGGCTGCCAACGCGGCTTTGCAGGCGGCACAGCAGGGCAGTGGTGCTGCCTCTGCAACGGTGGAACACATGATCGTGTGCGAGGCCATGCAGGAACACCTGTGGCGCCTGATGCTCGACTGGACGAAGTTGATGGGTCTGCCGCGGCAGGAACAGCGCTTTGCTGGGTGGTATGCGCTGCTGCGCAAGATCGGCGCGGGCGAGATCGGCATGGACGTGTTCCTGCGTGAATTCGAGCGCGATTGTCTGGAAATGCCGGTGGCGGAATGGCGTGCACTGGGTGACTATCAGGCGTTGCAAACATGGTCACTCAAGGTGCATAGTCCGTCGGCACAAGTGCTGTCCAGGCTGGACGAACTGGAGCGCGGCAGGCATAAGGTATCCGATAGCAGGTTGCTGCCCGCGTGGACGGCTGCAGAGGCGGGCCGTGCATGTGAGGGAAGATGGGATATGGATTTTTCCGCCTGTCCGGACTGGCTGGGAGATACCGCGGAAACGGGTGCGTGGACTTACTACGCAGACGACGGCCTGCTGCATGATGTGTGGCAACAGAGCAGGTCGAAAGTGTTGTCGCGCTTGCTGGCCAGGGTGATCGATGTGATAGCGATGGCAAGCGGGACTTCCGCACCGCGACTGGATGCGGCCAGTCCGGAAGCTAATATCGGTATTGCAGTTGTGCGCACGGCACGCGGGTTGCTGATGCATCATGTGCGTCTCGAGGGGGATTTGGTGGCGGATTATGCGATTGTGGCGCCCACGGAGTGGAATTTCCATCCCGACGGTCCATATGCCCGGGATATGCGCGGATTGAAAGAGCGCGACCCGGAGCGTTTGCAGCAATTGGCGCATGTCGCGGCGTTGTCGCTCGATCCCTGCGTGGCTTACGAAGTGGAGATTCACCATGCATGA
- the hypD gene encoding hydrogenase formation protein HypD, with protein sequence MKYVDEFRDGELARNIVANILREAAGGKSYNFMEFCGGHTHAISRYGIADLLPANVHLIHGPGCPVCVLPIGRVDQAIRLALEQGVILCTYADTLRVPASDNLSLMRAKARGGDVRMIYSPQDALKIARENPQREVVFFAIGFETTTPPTALIIKQAREEGIANFSVLCNHVLTPAAITHILQSPEVRQYGTVPLDGFIGPAHVSVVIGSQPYEHFAHEYRKPVVIAGFEPLDVLQAILMLIRQINQGRAEVENEFTRAVTREGNVKAQAMVSEVLELRRSFEWRGLGEVPYSALKIRPAYALFDAETRYGIGYKPVADNKACECGAILRGVKKPQDCKVFGTVCTPENPLGSCMVSSEGACAAHYSYGRFKDMELVSK encoded by the coding sequence ATGAAATACGTCGACGAATTCCGCGATGGCGAACTGGCCAGGAACATCGTCGCCAACATCCTGCGCGAAGCGGCGGGCGGCAAAAGCTACAACTTCATGGAATTCTGCGGGGGGCACACCCACGCGATCTCGCGTTACGGCATCGCCGACTTGTTGCCCGCCAATGTGCACTTGATCCACGGCCCGGGGTGCCCGGTATGCGTGCTCCCCATCGGGCGCGTCGACCAGGCGATCCGCCTCGCACTGGAGCAGGGCGTGATCCTGTGCACTTATGCCGATACCCTACGCGTGCCGGCTTCCGACAATCTTTCGCTGATGCGGGCCAAGGCGCGCGGCGGCGATGTGCGCATGATCTATTCACCGCAGGACGCATTGAAGATCGCGCGCGAGAATCCGCAGCGCGAAGTGGTGTTCTTTGCCATCGGCTTCGAAACCACAACGCCGCCGACCGCCTTGATCATCAAGCAGGCCAGGGAAGAAGGAATCGCCAACTTCAGCGTGCTGTGCAATCACGTACTGACTCCGGCAGCGATCACGCACATTTTGCAATCGCCGGAAGTGCGCCAGTACGGGACCGTGCCGCTGGACGGCTTCATCGGGCCGGCGCATGTGAGCGTGGTGATCGGCAGCCAGCCGTACGAACATTTCGCCCACGAGTATCGCAAGCCGGTAGTGATCGCGGGTTTCGAACCGCTGGACGTGTTGCAGGCCATCCTGATGCTGATCCGCCAGATCAACCAGGGCCGCGCCGAAGTGGAGAACGAGTTCACGCGCGCCGTCACGCGCGAGGGCAACGTGAAGGCGCAGGCCATGGTGTCGGAGGTGCTGGAACTGCGGCGCAGTTTCGAATGGCGCGGCCTGGGCGAGGTGCCGTATTCCGCGCTAAAGATACGTCCGGCTTATGCGCTGTTTGATGCGGAAACGCGCTATGGCATCGGCTACAAGCCGGTGGCCGACAACAAGGCCTGCGAATGCGGGGCGATCCTGCGCGGCGTGAAAAAACCGCAGGACTGCAAAGTATTCGGCACGGTGTGCACGCCAGAGAACCCGTTGGGTTCGTGCATGGTGTCGTCGGAAGGTGCCTGCGCCGCGCATTACAGCTACGGAAGATTCAAGGATATGGAGTTGGTTTCGAAATGA
- the hypA gene encoding hydrogenase maturation nickel metallochaperone HypA, producing MHEMSLAEGVLQLIEDSAKTQSFSRVKTVWLEIGQLAGVEVEAMKFCFEAVVNDSIAQGAQLVVIEIPGQAWCLHCAEVVNVRVLYDACPKCGSHQVQVTGGNEMRVKELEVE from the coding sequence ATGCATGAGATGTCGCTGGCTGAGGGAGTGTTGCAACTCATAGAAGATTCGGCAAAGACGCAGAGTTTCAGCCGTGTCAAAACGGTTTGGCTGGAGATCGGCCAGTTGGCGGGTGTGGAAGTCGAGGCGATGAAGTTCTGTTTCGAAGCGGTAGTGAACGATAGCATTGCGCAAGGTGCACAGTTGGTGGTCATCGAGATACCGGGTCAGGCGTGGTGCCTGCATTGTGCCGAAGTCGTGAATGTACGGGTCCTGTACGACGCCTGCCCCAAGTGCGGCAGCCATCAGGTGCAGGTGACCGGCGGGAATGAAATGCGGGTCAAAGAACTCGAAGTGGAATAA
- the hypE gene encoding hydrogenase expression/formation protein HypE translates to MNGEVKKGYVRGLDIKNGRVDMSHGSGGRAMAQLIEEMFATAFDNEYLRQGNDGALLPLAQGRLVMATDAHVVSPLFFPGGDIGCLSVHGTINDVAVMGAKPLYLAASFILEEGFPLADLQRIVQSMAAAAREAGVPVVTGDTKVVEQGKADGVFITTTGVGVVADGVELSGANVRPGDAILLSGDIGDHGMAIMSRRENLAFDVPIESDTAALHGLIAAMLESGAGIRCLRDPTRGGLATTLNEIAKQSSVGLMINEEAIPVKPVVAAACEFLGLDPLYVANEGKLIAICAAADAERLLAVMRAHPLAGDAAIIGSAHADSHHFVQMKTAFGGRRNVDWLAGEQLPRIC, encoded by the coding sequence ATGAATGGTGAAGTAAAAAAAGGTTACGTGCGCGGACTGGACATCAAGAACGGGCGAGTGGATATGAGCCACGGCAGCGGCGGGCGGGCAATGGCGCAGTTGATCGAAGAAATGTTTGCCACCGCTTTCGATAACGAATATCTGCGTCAGGGCAATGACGGTGCATTGTTGCCGCTGGCACAGGGACGCCTAGTGATGGCGACCGATGCGCATGTGGTGTCGCCCTTGTTCTTTCCCGGCGGCGATATCGGGTGTCTGTCAGTGCACGGCACGATCAATGATGTGGCGGTGATGGGGGCGAAGCCGCTCTACCTGGCCGCTTCTTTCATCCTGGAAGAAGGATTCCCGCTGGCCGACCTGCAGCGCATTGTGCAGTCCATGGCGGCGGCGGCGCGGGAGGCGGGTGTGCCGGTGGTGACCGGCGATACCAAGGTGGTCGAGCAAGGCAAGGCCGACGGTGTGTTCATAACCACCACGGGCGTGGGCGTGGTGGCGGATGGGGTGGAACTGTCCGGTGCCAACGTGCGGCCCGGCGATGCCATACTGCTCTCCGGCGATATCGGCGATCACGGTATGGCGATCATGAGCCGGCGCGAAAACCTGGCCTTTGACGTCCCCATCGAATCGGACACCGCCGCCTTGCACGGCCTGATCGCCGCCATGCTTGAAAGCGGCGCAGGTATCCGCTGCCTGCGCGATCCCACGCGAGGGGGATTGGCCACGACGCTGAACGAGATCGCCAAACAGTCTTCCGTCGGCCTGATGATCAACGAGGAAGCCATTCCGGTGAAGCCGGTGGTGGCGGCCGCGTGCGAATTCCTCGGGCTCGATCCTTTGTATGTCGCCAACGAAGGCAAATTGATCGCGATCTGCGCGGCAGCCGATGCCGAACGCCTGCTGGCCGTGATGCGGGCGCACCCGCTGGCCGGCGACGCGGCCATCATCGGCTCGGCGCATGCCGATTCGCATCATTTCGTCCAGATGAAAACGGCCTTCGGCGGCCGCCGCAATGTGGACTGGCTGGCTGGCGAACAGTTACCGCGAATCTGCTGA
- the hybE gene encoding [NiFe]-hydrogenase assembly chaperone HybE, translating into MNAVKSKLEAVFNDIADTRMAGLPICNTALRVQAVGFRAWQEHWVGVLITPWTISLVLMPGDKAPLKALGADEKMIWAFPSGSYEFMGLNDPALGTCQICSLISPVAEIGRHEDAVGVAEQVMAALFSSEQSDEIRDAERKVKLEAARLSGEPVPLKDKTLSRRDFLRGSFLGM; encoded by the coding sequence ATGAATGCCGTCAAGAGCAAGCTGGAAGCGGTATTCAACGACATCGCGGACACGCGCATGGCGGGTCTGCCCATATGCAATACGGCGTTGCGGGTACAGGCGGTGGGTTTTCGTGCATGGCAGGAGCATTGGGTGGGCGTGCTGATCACGCCGTGGACGATCAGCCTGGTGCTGATGCCGGGCGACAAGGCCCCGCTCAAGGCGCTGGGTGCAGACGAGAAAATGATCTGGGCATTTCCTTCGGGCAGTTATGAGTTCATGGGGTTGAACGACCCGGCACTGGGCACTTGCCAGATCTGTTCATTGATCTCTCCGGTCGCCGAGATCGGACGCCATGAAGATGCGGTGGGCGTCGCCGAACAAGTGATGGCGGCATTGTTCTCGTCCGAGCAGTCCGACGAGATACGCGATGCGGAGCGCAAGGTGAAACTGGAAGCGGCACGACTCAGCGGCGAGCCGGTACCATTAAAGGACAAGACGCTTTCGCGCCGTGATTTTCTGCGCGGAAGTTTTCTGGGGATGTAG